CGATTGCCCTTGTACGAAGGGCACGCACACCAGCGCACTACCGCGCCTGCTCAAAGGAAAGACGATAAAAGAAGAACTGAAACAGGTGGTCGACAAGGCCGAGGACGTCACGAATTCGCGCATCCTCGAGCTCCTGGCCCGGGCCGGGTTTGCGGTCAGCGGCATCCTGCACCTGCTGGTGGGTGCCATTGCGGTCCGGCTCGCCGTGGGCGGAACGGGCAGCGCGGATTTCAGCGGCGCGGTGGCCGAGTTGGCAACCATGCCTGTGGGTCCGTTCCTGCTGTGGGGCAGCTTCGCGGCCTGCGCCGCGTTGTCGCTCTGGCAGACGGGCGATGCGATTTTCGACTTCAACCACCAGGCCACCAAGACAAAGGTCAAGAACAAGGCCAAGGCCGCCCTGCAGGCGGTTGTATACGCCGTCCTGGCCGTGACTCTTTGGCATTTTGTCACTGGCACCGGGACAGGCGGGGACAACCGCAAGGCCACCAGCGATTTCACCATCGCCATGGTGCAGGCCCCGGGCGGGGTGGCCTTGCTCGTGCTGATTGGCTTGGCCGTGGCGGTGGCGGGCGTGGCCTACGGCATGCGCGGCCCTAAAAAGTCCTTCGAGAAGCACCTGAGGATGCCGGCCTCCGGGACGACGCGGACGGCGGTGGTTACCCTGGGCGTTGCGGGTTACCTGGCCAAGGGCGCGGTGCTGCTGCTGACCGGCCTGCTCATCGTGATTGCCACCATCAAGGAACACCCGGAGGACTCCACCGGCCTGGACGGCGGTCTGCGTGCCCTCCGGGACCAGCCCATGGGCCCCTATCTCCTCGCCGCAGTGGGAGCCGGGCTGGTCTGCTACGGCGCGTACATGATCATGCGCGCCCGGCTGGCCAAAATGACCAAGTAGCCGGCCGAAGTGTGATGAGGTGGGGGAATGCCCCAGGTACGTGCCGAACGCCTAATCCGCATCGACCCGGAGACTGCGTTTGCCTTCTCCCAGACCACCGGGGAGTTCCGCCTCAAATGGGACCCCTTCATCTCCGCCCAAGCTTTCCTTGACGGAGCGCAGGCAGCGGGCAAGGGCGTCCGCACCCGCACCAGGTCCCGCCTGGGCCTGAAGATGGTAAGCCAGTACGTCTCGTACGCCCCTCCCCGGAACGTGGGCATGACCATGGTTTCAGGGCCCTGGTTCTTCACGAACTTTGGTGGCGGCTGGCGTTTCACGGCTGACGACGGCGGCACCCGGGCCGTCTGGAAGTACACCTTTTCGTGCCGCCCGGCCCTGCTCCGGCCCATCATGGAACGGATCGGTGGCTGGCTGTTGCGCTACGAGATCGAACGGCGGATTGATGCCTTCGCCCGTGCCTGCGAGGACGAGGCCCTGGTGGCGGAGTTCAAAGCACTGGGGAACCGGGACCACTGGCCAAGGACCTAGGGAACCGTAATCACCGCCACCGCGTGCTGCGCACCGTCCCTCAGCTCCACGCTGGAGATGCTGCCCAGCTGGATGGGCGTTGCACCCGTGACCTTGACCTTTCCGCTGGGCGTGGCCGTCCAGGCACAGGCCCGGTCCTCCCCGCCGGCGCGGTCTCGCACCCACAGCGAGAGCGTCCCATCCGCCGGCAGGCTGCTGCCGCTCACCGCAAGCTCGGTCCCCCACGTCTTCCGGGCCATGTCGATGTTCACCTGCAGCCCTCCCCCGGACACCACGGAATAGGTTGCGTCCGGCTGCGGCGGCCGGGCCAGCAAAGGCCCCACCGCCAGGCCCACCGCCAGGCAGGCAGCGGCGACCGCGCCCGCCAGCGCTGCCCAACGCCGTCGTGATGTCCGACGCCGGCGCGCCAGTTCGTCGAACAGGCGGACGGGGACGCCCGGGTCAGCCGTCTCGCTGCCGGGAGCGTCGGTAAGCGCCACGGCGTCGGGGACGGGAAGCGCGTCCAGCAGCGCGGGCACCTTCTCCAGCACTGCAAGTTCCTTGCGGCAGCCGGTGCAGCCCTGCAGATGTGCCTCGAAGAGGGCAAGGTCGGCGGGCTCGAGGCCGCCCAGCACATAGACGCCCAGCAAAGTGTGCGGATTGGTGCTCACCGTTCCACCCCCATTTCGTCCAGGATGGTGCGCAGGGCCCGGAGTGCATAGTACGCGCGGGACTTGACCGTGCCACTGGGGATGTTGAGCTGGACCGCTGCCTCGTTGACCGTGAAGCGGCGGTAATGCAGGGCCACCAGGACGTCCCGGTGTTCCTTGCTCAGCCGGAGCAATGCCTCCTCCATCAGCACCCGGTTGAGCAGCTCATCAACGCGTCCCATCACCTCGACCGGGTCGGTGGGGCTGCCCTCCAGCGCCTCCGGCGGGCGGCGCCGGCTCCGGCGGTAGTTATCGATCATGATGTTCCTGGCTGTGCGGTACAAGTAACTGCGGAAGCTGCCGTTGACGTCCGGGGCGTGCTGCCAGACGCGGAGCACGGTTTCCTGCACCACGTCCTCCGCGATCTGGGGGTCATGGGTGGCGCTGAGCACGAACCGGCGCAGGGCGCTGCCGTGTTCACGGTAGATGGACTCCACCACGCTGTCGTCGAGCGGCATCCCGGCCCTCCCATCGTTGCCCCGGCGCTGCACCGCCCATGTCCCCTCACGCGGCCGGCTGCGCGGGAACGCCGCAGCAACCGGCGCTCCTGGCTGTTACCACGTATCAAGCCTCCCAACGGTTCAACGGCCCGCTCCGTAGCCCCGCTCGACGGTGATGTGAACCATTCTTTACCCGGCGGCGTCGTAGGGGTAGGCGCCCAGTGGCAGGAGTCCGGGCGCCGGCCATGACGGCATCAGCCACGAAGATCCCGGCAGGGAACATCACAGCCAAGGAGCACACCATGAAACAACATCTCGGGGCAGGCCTTGCCATCCTGGCCCTGGCGGCAACCCTGAGCGGCTGCGGCAGCAGCAGTACAGCGCCGGCAGGCAGCAGCCCGGCTGCGGGCAGCACAACCGGCAGCACCGCCGGCACCGGCTCGTCCGGGGCGTCGTCTGCCAGCCCGTCCCCAACTTCTTCGTCACCGCCCGCATCATCGTCGCAGGCGGGGGCCGCTGTCGACCTTAAGACGGCTTCCTCGACGGCAGGCAGCGTCGTGGTGGACGCGAAAGGGATGAGCCTCTACTTCTTCACCAAGGACACCAAGGACTCCGGCAACAGCGCATGCACCGGTTCCTGCCTGGTCTCGTGGCCGCCGCTGACCACCACCTCGGGCACACCATCGGCCGAGGGAGTGACCGGGAAACTGGGCACCATCAGCACTCCGGACGGGAAGAAACAGGTGACCCTGAACGGCATGCCGCTGTACTACTTCGCGAAGGACACCAAGCCGGGCGACACCCTTGGCCAGGGCGTTGGCGGCGTCTGGTACCTGTCGGATCCGTCCGGTGCGATGATCAAGGCCGCCGGCCAGGGTTACTAGGGCTGCGTTCGGCCTACTTCAGCGGAACGTCGGGGACCTTGCCCGGAAGCGGGATTTCCGTGGGCACCGGAACAGGCAGTTTGGGGCTGCCCTGTTCCAGGCCCTTCTTGACTTCCCCCGGAACATCCGTGGGAAGTGAAGGCCGCGCCGGGGTCTCCGCCGGCTTTTCCGCGGGTACTCCGTGGGTGGGGGCGTTCCCGGGCCGGGCAGGAACGCTCGACGGCGCCACCACGGCAGGTGCCGACGCAGGCGCCGGTGCCGCCGGAACGGAGTCCGGGCTGCTGGTTGCCGACGGCCGGGATGCCACGGGCATGGGTGCGGGTGCCTGGCCGCCGGTGTTCCCTGCGGGCGTCACGCCGGAGCCTGTCACGAAAGTGGTGACGGCATGGTTCAGCTGGGTGAAGGAGTCGCGGAAGCCCTGGTCCGAGGCGGCGGCAACCGCACCGCCGGCCGCCAGCGATGCCGCTACGGACAGTGTGGTGAGCGTGATGCGGCGCTTGGCCTTGCGGCGGGCGGCGAGTTCGTCAGCAGGCTGGTCCGCGGTTTTCGATGCGGCCCAGTGCTGCCCTGCGCCGGCTTGGGCGGCGCAGTCTTCAACGGTGGCCCCTGCTGTGGGTCCGGCGGTGGGAAGCACAGAGGTTTCGGCCAGCGTGGCTGCTCGCGATGAGCCTGCCATCAACGCCGCGATTTCGGCGGAGGGCGCCGGTGCCTCTGCTGCGAGGGATCGCAGGTCGGCCAGGGCGTCGCGGAGCTGGCCGTCGTCGCCCATGCCTGCCTCCAGCAGGAGCTGGTCAATGGCCCCGCCATTGCGGGATCCTGCGGTGTCACTCATGATGTGCCTGGTTTCTCTTGAGCGTTTGTGCCTTGAGGTTCTGCAGGGCCCGGCGCTGGAGCTGCTTGATGGCTCCGGCGCTCTTGCCCATGATGGCGGCCACCTGGTCGATGGACAGATCGGCCACGACGCGAAGGGCCAGGACCTCCTGGTGTTCCTCGCTGAGCCCCGCCAGCATGGCCGCGGCTCCGCCGGTCAGTTCCACGGCGTGGTCTTCGGCTGACGGCGTGGTCCGGCCGTCGTGCTGGGGGTCGTAGGGTGTGAGCTGCGGCCTGCGCTCCAGCCGGCGGTAGTGGTCCACCATGCGGGCGTGGGCAATGGAGAAGATCAGGGACTTGGCCCCCTGCATGCCGCCGGTAAGGCTGCTGATCCGGGGATAGAAGGCCAGGAAGACGTCCTGGGTGACGGCCTCGGGGTCATCCACTCCGCGCGCTTTGAGGTACCCCTGCACCGGGCCCGCGAAGGTTCGATAGGCAGCAGCGAACAACGCGGCCGGATCGGTTCCGGCTGCGTTGTCGAATATATCGATTTCTTCTTGGGCCAAAGTGTCTAGCACCAGCGGCTCCTCCATCCCGGAACCTGGCTCACGCCGTGTCCCGGTTTCCGGTACGGACTGCCAGTCCCCCTGGTCATCCGGCTGCTTCTTTGCGGGTCTTTCAGGGGCGCCCTGCCAACCATGCGCGCCCCGCCCGGCTGACCGGACTGCGGCCGGTAAGCCGCAGTCCAGACTAGCCAATGAGCCTTAGCGGGCCGAAACCGACGGCGCGTGGACCGTGTTGCCCGTGGCCGGAACAGCGGGGACAGCAGGAACCGCGGGGACGGTGGTCTTGCCGTCGACACCCGGAACTGCCGGAACGGCGGGAACTGCGGGAACCGACGGAACAGCCGGAACCTCGGGCTTTTCAGCCTGGACGGACACGGAACCCTTGGTTTCGGCGCCGGCCTTCGCGGCGGCGTCAGCCTTGGTAACGACGTCAGCGCAGTAGCTCTTGATGTTCGCATCACCCTGGGCTGCGATGGACAGCGAGGAGAACGCCTTGGAGGAAGCGTCCAGGCCACCGTGGGTGAAGGCGGTGCAGAGGCCCAGGGCGGCGGGGCCGGCAGCGTCAACGGCCGTGTTGGCCTTTGCCGTCTCCGTTGCGTCGGCGCTGACGTTTTCGTCCGAAGCCTCGGCGGTGGCGGAAGCCTTGGCGGTGGCGTCCCCGGTGGCTTCTGCGGTCTTCACGGCATCGGACACAGCGGCGGTTGCGGTGGGAGCGGGGGTTGCCTTCGCGTCAGCAGCTGTTTCCGCTGCCAGCTTGGGGGCGGGAGCACCGAAGACATCGTGGGCGGTCTGCTGGGCCTGGGTGGGGAGGACGCCCGAGACGGCGGCGGCACCGGTTCCTCCTACTGCCAGGGTTCCGGCGGCCAGGACTCCGGCGGCGACTTTGCTGGTGGCGAGAACGGTGAACACAGACATTTACTTCTCCAAAACCTAGACAACACATCGGACTGGGCCCGCCGCGCGGGCCCATCACCGACTACATCGCCTGGGTTCGCGGAAAGGTTACGGACCTCCAAAAATTTCTTTTCCTGCGCCCAAATCCCCGGAAAAGTTCCGGATCGCCGGTCCGCACCGGCTGCTTCGCAGCGCTCCCGCGATCCGCGAAGCCGGGGCACCGGCGAAGGCCGCTCTCCTGCCGGCCAAGTCAGGAACCAGGGCCGCCGCGCGCTGAATGTAGGGCCCAATCTCCTCGTCATCCAGCACCAGCAGGTCCGGCTGACCACGCAGCCACCTGGAGTTGAGGGCGGTGATGTTTTCGCGCTCCAGCAGCTCTTCAAACTCGCCGTCCAGCTCCGCCAGCCGGAAGACGCCGTCGTGATCAGCTTCGGTGCCGCAGGCTCCCACGGCGCGGTTGAACAGGTCCAGGTGCGCGGCGGCACCCATTGCGGCCATGCCCTCACGCACCAATGCGTCGGCGGCACCGAGGCGCCGGCCCACCATCACGGCATACTGCGCAAAGCCGCCCTCCAGTACCTCGGAAAGGTAAAAGTCCACCAGGCAGCTCCGCACGGCAACCGGAGACATCTCATCCCTGAACAGCAGGGCGTGATGCATGGCGTTGACGATCGCAGCGTTGGCCTCCACCACTTCTTCGTCCCTGCCGCCGTCGATGCTGCTGCTGGTGAGGACGACGGGCAGGTACGTGAGGGTGGCCATGGGGATCCTTGCTGGAGGTGGTGGTGCGCCGGACGCCTTCACGGTACGGGGGAAGGGCCACAGCTGAGCCGGCGGGAAATGAACGCCAAGCGAAGTTTTCGGGGCCTGCGGAGAAAGCGCCCGGCAAAGGCCCGCACTGTGGCGAACTAAGATGGATCAGATAGCCACCCACCGGACCCGGCCCCGCCGTGACCTCCCGAAAGTAGTGCCACCATGCCATCCCAACCGGACGAAAGTGCGGATCTGGCAATACAGACACCTGCCATCAACGACCGCTCGCTGGCGGCCGGACTGGCGTATGCCATGGCCAGCAGGGTCTCCGGCATATCGTTCGACGGCGGTACGGGCCTCATGCTGGGAAAGGTCCGTGGCGGCGCGGAGGTTCCTTACTCCACCACGGCCAAGCTGGTCCGCAGGGCCGGCGGCTGGAGCTGCACCGTGGGTGTCTGCAGTTGCCCCGTCCGGAAGGACTGCAAGCATGTGGCGGCCCTGCTCTTCGCTGCGGAGGACAACCCCTCGGTCCGGATGCAGTTGCTGGCGCCGTCCACCGCGACGCAGGTGTCCCGCGCACCCTCCACCGCCCTTTCCGACTGGGAGCAGGCCCTCAGCCCGCTGATCTCCCAGCCGGGTTCCGCCCCCTCCACCAGCGGGGTTCCCCTGGCGCTGCAGTTCGAGGTGGAGGAACCGCCCCCGCACTTTTCCTACACGGGGCGCCGGGATCCGGTCCGCGGAGTGCGGCAGCTCAAGGTCCGGCCCGTCATCATGGGCGCCAAGGGCAAGTGGATCCGCGGCGACGTTTCCTGGAACACCCTGAGCTACCTGAACTTCCGGCGGGAGTCGAACCAGGCGCACGTGGAGTGGCTGCAGGAGTTCCTGGCCGGCCACTCCTCCTCCGCCAGCCGGATGCACAACTCCGCGGGCCTGTGGCTGGGGCTGAACTCCTATGCCGGGAAGAACCTCTGGGGCCTGCTGTCCGACGCCCGGAAGATCGGGCTCGCCCTGGTCCACTCGCGCGGCACCGAGCCGGTCCGTATCGCCGAGGCCCCTGCCGCCGTCGGGCTTTCCCTGAGCCGGTACGGGGCTCCGGTGGCCGAGCCGTCCGGGGTGGACGCCGCCACGGCAGACGCGTCCGACGGCGGGCTGGAGCTTTCGCCCACCATCACGGTTGAGGGCGCAGAGGTTGATCCGGCGTCGGTGGGCACCATCGGCCGGCCGGCGCACGGGCTGTTCTTTACCTCCGGGGAGGCCTCCCTGCCGGGCGTGCCCGACCCCAACGGAACCATTACCCTGGCCCCGCTCGAGAACGGGCTGAGCGAGGAACTGCTGGCGTTCGTCACGGCGGGAAGCACGCTGCACATCCCGGCTAAGGACGAGTCGCGGTTCCTGACGGGCTTCTACCCGAAACTGAAGCAGACGGCCCGGGTGACGGCGCGGGACGAGTCCGTGGAACTGCCCGAACTCGCCCTTCCCACCCTGTCGCTGCTGGCGAACTACGGTGCCGACCACCGCGTGCGGCTGCACTGGGAGTGGCACTACAAAACCGGCAAGCTGGTCACCGCCCAACCCCTATGGCGGCACCCCGGCGATGCCGGCTACCGTGACGACACCGCCGAGTCCCGCATCCTGGAGGGCGTCGGCCAGCCTTGGGATGTGGTGCCCGCCCTGGGCGAATCGGCCACCGGCGGCTGGGGCACGCCCCGGCTGGCGGCTTCTGCCGAGCTGACAGGCCTGGACACGCTGGCGTTCACGGAGGAAGTGCTGCCGCGGCTGCGGGAGGCGCCGGACGTGGATGTGGAGACCGTAGGCGAGATCGCGGACTACCGCGAGGCCGAGGAAGCGCCCGTGGTGTCCATCTCCACCAAGGCTACGGAACAGCGCGACTGGTTCGACCTGGGCATCCAGATTTCCCTGGAGGGCCAGCCCGTTTCCTTCGCTGCCGTATTTTCAGCCCTCGCCGCTGGCCAGACCAAGATGCTGCTGCCCAGCGGCGCCTATTTCTCGCTGGACCTGCCGGAACTGCACCAGCTGCGGGCCCTGATCGAGGAAGCCAGGTCGCTGCAGGACAATAAGGACGCGCCGTTGCAGATCAGCCGGTTCCAGGCCGGGTTGTGGGACGAGTTGGCGCAGCTGGGGATCGTCGATGAACAGGCCGCGGCCTGGCGGTCCGCGGTGGGCGGCCTGCTGGAGGGCGGCACGGACGGACTGCCGCTGCCGGCTACCTTGAACGCCGAACTGCGCCCGTACCAGCTGGAGGGGTTCAACTGGCTCAGCTTCCTGTACAAGCACGGGCTGGGCGGCATCCTCGCTGATGACATGGGCCTGGGCAAGACGGTGCAGGCGCTGGCACTGATGTGTGCGGCGAAGGAGCTGGCTGTTGAAGCTGCGTCGGCCCTGGCCGAGTCCGACGGCGGTGCTGCCGCTGTCTCCGTTGTGGACGGCGCAAACCGGCCTGCCGCCGTCGCGCCTTTCCTGGTGGTGGCGCCCACCAGCGTGGTGGGCAACTGGGCCGCGGAAGCCGCACGCTTCGCTCCGGGCCTGACCGTCCGGACTGTTGGCGAGACCTTTGCCAAGAGCGGGCAGGATGTGGCGGAAGCCCTGGGCGGCGCAGACATCGTAATCACGTCCTATGCCCTGTTCCGCATCGACTACGAGTCCTACGCCTCCCGCACCTGGTCCGGGCTGGTGCTGGACGAAGCGCAGTTCGTGAAGAACCACCAGTCCAAGGCCTACCAGTGCGCCCGCAAGCTGCCGGCGGCGTTCAAGCTGGCCATCACCGGCACGCCGCTGGAGAACAACCTCATGGAGTTCTGGTCACTGACGTCCATCGTGGCGCCGGGCCTCTTCTCCAGCCCCAAGCGCTTCGCGGAGTACTACCAGAAGCCGGTGGAGAAGAACGGCGACAAAGGGCAGCTGGAGAAGCTCCGGCGCCGGGTCCGTCCGCTGATGATGCGCCGCACCAAGGACCAGGTGATCAAGGACCTGCCGCCCAAGCAGGAGCAGGTCCTGGAGGTGGTGCTGAATCCGCGGCACCAGAAGGTGTACCAGACGCACCTGCAACGCGAGCGGCAGAAGATCCTGGGGCTGATCGAGGACGTCAACAAGAACCGGTTCACCATTTTCCAGTCGCTGACCCTGCTGCGGCAGCTCAGCCTGGACGTTTCGCTGGTGGATCCTGCCTTGTCCGCGGTGCGGTCCTCGAAGCTGGATGTGCTGTTCGAACAGCTCGAGGACCTGGTGGCCGAGGGGCACCGGGCACTGATCTTCAGCCAGTTCACCGGATTCCTGGGCAAGGTCCGGGAGCGGCTGGACCAGGAGGAGATCGAGTACTGCTACCTCGACGGCGGAACGCGGAACCGGGCCGACGTGGTCAGCGAGTTCAAGAACGGCACCGCGCCCGTGTTCCTGATTTCGCTCAAGGCCGGTGGATTCGGCCTGAACCTCACCGAGGCCGACTATGTCTTCCTGCTGGATCCCTGGTGGAACCCGGCATCCGAGGCGCAGGCGGTGGACCGGACGCACCGTATCGGCCAGGACCGGAACGTCATGGTGTACCGGCTCGTGGCCAAGGACACCATCGAGGAAAAGGTCATGGCGCTCAAGACCCGGAAGTCGCAGCTGTTCGCGGACGTCATGGAAGGCGACGCCCTGGCCGGCGGGGCCATCACGGCCGAGGACCTGGCGGGGTTGTTCAAGGAGTAGGACTGCGGGGCGCGGTTCTCGACGCGGTTCCTGGTATTCGACGCCCGTGTTCCTTTTCGCGGCCCACATATCCGGCGCGCCAGGGAACCTGCGCAGCGCGGATGCGTTTGCGCGTCGTCAACGGGCGAATATGCTGGTTCCAACGCAAAACTACAACGTTGGAGAAACCGGTGAACCACCAGCAGACAGCCCCATCAACGGCAGTGCAGTCCGCCGCACCAGCGCCGCTGCTGCCCCTGCGCCCGGACGCCTTCACCGTCCCCTACCGCGATCCGGTCTGGGATGGCCCCACCGACCCCATCCTTGTGGCGGACCACCTCAAGGGCGAGTGGGTGCTCTTCTATACCCAGCGCCGCGCCACCGCCCCGGGACTGACCGGAGTGGAATGGGTGCACGGCACCGGCATCGGCGTCGCGCGGTCGTCCGACGGCGGCACAACCTGGCGCTACCAGGGCACCGTGGAGGGACTCGTCCCACCCGGAACGGAACTGCCGGCAACCCTCTGGGCGCCCGACGTTGTCCGCATCGGCGACCGGTGGATCATGTACCTGACCATCCTGGGCGGCAGGCGGACGGACTGGACCGGGAAGGCGGAAATTGTCCAGTTCGCCAGCCGGGACCTGGAAAACTGGGAGTACCTGGGGGCCATCGACCTGGACTCGCCGCGCGTGATCGACGCCGCCGTCGCACTCTGCGGCGACGGCCGGTACCGGCTCTGGTACAAGGACGAGGCCAGGGGCTCCAACACGTACAGCGCGGTCAGCGACACCCCGGACGACCCGTCCTCGTGGGTTTTGGAAGGCGTCGCCATCCCCGGCCGGCCGCACGAAGGCCCCAAGGTCTTTCAGCTTGGCGGCAAGTACTGGATGATCGTGGACGAATGGCGCGGCCAGGCCGTCTACGGCTCCGATGCTGCGGCGGGCACCTGGGTCCTGCAGGAACACCTGGGCGGGTTGATCCTCACGGCGCCGGAATCGGTGGACGGAAGGGCCGTCGTCGGACGCCATGCTGATGTGGTGCCCCTGCCGGACGTGGTGCCCCTTCCGGAGGGAATGCAAGGTGGAACGTCCGACGGCGGCACGCGGCGGGCGCTGCTGGTCTACTTCACGCATCCCTACTGGGGCGGCGAGGACATCGACACGATGGCACCGGACCCGCGCACGCATCTCAGCCATGTCCGGGCAGCCGTGCTGGAAGTGCGCGACGGAAACCTGATCTGCACGGAACACTAGGCACTGCGCGCAAAATTCCTGGCCACGCAGAAGGGCCAAACCTCGGAACTATAAGCCGGCGGCTGCCGGCACCGGTCCAAGGTTTGGCCCTGACTGGTGCGCTGGACGTGCGGGGTCAGACCCGCTGCGGCGAGCCCAACTCCACCGGGTCCTCGTCCGTCAGGTACGCCAGCTCGGAGTGCGCTGCAAGGTCGATGCCGCGCAGTTCGTCCTCGGGCTTGATGCGGAGGCCGCCCATGGCCTTGTCCAGGATCTTGGCCAGGACCCACGTGACGACGAAGGAGTAAGCCAGCACCGTAACTGTGGCCAGGGCCTGCACGCCCAGCAGTTCGAACCCGCCGCCGTAGAAGAGGCCGCTGACGCCGTTTGGAGCCTTGTCCGTAGCGAAGAGCCCGATCAGCAGGGTGCCAAGGATGCCACCCACCAAGTGGACGCCTACGACGTCGAGCGAGTCGTCGAAGCCCAGGCGGAACTTCCATTCGATGGCCAGCGAGCAGACGGCACCGGCGATCGCACCGATGGCCAGTGCACCCAGCGGGCTGACCGCGCCACAGGCCGGAGTGATGGCCACCAGGGCGGCGACCAGGCCGGAGGCCGCACCCATGCTGGTGGCCGCGCCGTGGCGGAACCGCTCCACGAGCGCCCAGGCGAGCAGGCCGGTGGAAGCTGCCACCGCGGTGTTGAGGAACACCACCGCCGCCGACTGGCCGGCGGAGAGGGCGGAGCCGGCGTTGAAGCCGAACCAGCCCACCCAAAGCAGGCCTGCACCCAGCAGCACCAGCGGGCGGCTGTGCGGCTTGGCGTGTTCCACCTTGGGCCAGCCGGAGCTCTTGCCCAGGACCAGGGCAAGTGCCAGGGCGGCGGCGCCGGCGTTCATGTGCACCGCGGTGCCGCCGGCGAAGTCGATGGCCTTGATGCCGTTGGCGATCCAACCGCCCACGGTGCTGCCGTCCGCCGAGTCGAACGCAAAGACCCAGTGTGCAATCGGGAAGTAGACAATAGTGGCCCAGATGCCCGCGAACAGCATCCAGGCGCCGAACTTCATCCGGCCTGCGGCGGCTCCGGCAACCAGGGCCGTGGTGACGCAGGCAAAGAACAGCTGGAATGCGGCAAACAGGATGACCGGGATGGACGCCGAATCATCCTTGGCCAGCAGCTGCCCCATGCCGGGGAATTCGGTGACGTCACCGATCAGGCCCAGGCCGCCGACGGAGTTGCCGAAGGCCATCGAGTACCCGAACAGGGCCCACAGGACGGCCACCAGGCTGGCGCCGCCGACGCACATCATCATCATGTTGAGGATGCGGCGCGACCCCACCATGCCCCCGTAAAACAGGGCCAGGGCGGGGATCATCATGCAAACCAGCGCCGAGCTGGCCAAAATCCAAGCGACATTTCCCGAGTCCATGGGAAACCCCTTTCAAGATGCGAACAGAGCGGTGAGTTGCCGTCAGAGCCGTTTCGCCGGAGGGACGTGGACGGAGAAACCACGTGCGGCGGAGGGGCGGCTTTTGCCGTCTGGTCTCAATCTATGGCGGCCATTTCTGGTTGGGTTTCAGGGGTGTTAAATGATGGTTTCCTTCATTTGCGCCGGGGTTTCAGGTGTAACGCAAGGCGCAGGAGCACCTGATGTTTCAGGGGCAGGACGACGTGGCAGCGCAGTACTAGGCGGTTGCGGGGCTAGGCTGGGGAAATCCGGGCAGCAACCCACCCCGAAGGAGCCAGCCCTTGAACAGCACGCAGCCCTCCCGCATGCCTCCCACTGAGCTCAGGGTGGGCGTGGTGGGCATCGGCTGGGCCGGCCAGCAGCACCTGAAGGCCTACGCCGCCATCGAGGGCGTCCGCATCGTCTCGCTCGCAGGAATGGAAAATGAGCTCCGGGACTCACTGCGGGCCGAATACTCCATCCCGAACGGCTTCGCCGACTGGAAGGAGATGCTGGACCACGGCGGCCTGGACGCCGTCAGCGTGGCACTTCCCACCTTCCTGCACGCGCCGGTCGCGATCGCCGCGCTGGAACGCGGGCTCCATGTGCTGAGCGAGAAGCCGATTGCGCGCAATGCCGTGGAAGGCCAGGCCATGGTGGACGCGGCGCGGAGGGCCGGGCGCGTGCTGGACGTTGCGTTCAACCACCGCCGCCGTGGGGACATCCAAGCCCTCAAGCAGGTCATTGACGACGGCGGCCTGGGCCGCCCCTACTACGCCAAGGCATCCTGGCTGCGCCGCTCGGGCATCCCCACCCTGGGCAGCTGGTTCACCAACCCTGAGCTGTCCGGCGGCGGACCGCTCGCCGATATCGGTGTCCACGCACTGGACTACGCGCTGTACCTCCTGGGCGAACCGAAAGTTGT
This window of the Pseudarthrobacter defluvii genome carries:
- a CDS encoding ammonium transporter, giving the protein MDSGNVAWILASSALVCMMIPALALFYGGMVGSRRILNMMMMCVGGASLVAVLWALFGYSMAFGNSVGGLGLIGDVTEFPGMGQLLAKDDSASIPVILFAAFQLFFACVTTALVAGAAAGRMKFGAWMLFAGIWATIVYFPIAHWVFAFDSADGSTVGGWIANGIKAIDFAGGTAVHMNAGAAALALALVLGKSSGWPKVEHAKPHSRPLVLLGAGLLWVGWFGFNAGSALSAGQSAAVVFLNTAVAASTGLLAWALVERFRHGAATSMGAASGLVAALVAITPACGAVSPLGALAIGAIAGAVCSLAIEWKFRLGFDDSLDVVGVHLVGGILGTLLIGLFATDKAPNGVSGLFYGGGFELLGVQALATVTVLAYSFVVTWVLAKILDKAMGGLRIKPEDELRGIDLAAHSELAYLTDEDPVELGSPQRV
- a CDS encoding DEAD/DEAH box helicase, yielding MPSQPDESADLAIQTPAINDRSLAAGLAYAMASRVSGISFDGGTGLMLGKVRGGAEVPYSTTAKLVRRAGGWSCTVGVCSCPVRKDCKHVAALLFAAEDNPSVRMQLLAPSTATQVSRAPSTALSDWEQALSPLISQPGSAPSTSGVPLALQFEVEEPPPHFSYTGRRDPVRGVRQLKVRPVIMGAKGKWIRGDVSWNTLSYLNFRRESNQAHVEWLQEFLAGHSSSASRMHNSAGLWLGLNSYAGKNLWGLLSDARKIGLALVHSRGTEPVRIAEAPAAVGLSLSRYGAPVAEPSGVDAATADASDGGLELSPTITVEGAEVDPASVGTIGRPAHGLFFTSGEASLPGVPDPNGTITLAPLENGLSEELLAFVTAGSTLHIPAKDESRFLTGFYPKLKQTARVTARDESVELPELALPTLSLLANYGADHRVRLHWEWHYKTGKLVTAQPLWRHPGDAGYRDDTAESRILEGVGQPWDVVPALGESATGGWGTPRLAASAELTGLDTLAFTEEVLPRLREAPDVDVETVGEIADYREAEEAPVVSISTKATEQRDWFDLGIQISLEGQPVSFAAVFSALAAGQTKMLLPSGAYFSLDLPELHQLRALIEEARSLQDNKDAPLQISRFQAGLWDELAQLGIVDEQAAAWRSAVGGLLEGGTDGLPLPATLNAELRPYQLEGFNWLSFLYKHGLGGILADDMGLGKTVQALALMCAAKELAVEAASALAESDGGAAAVSVVDGANRPAAVAPFLVVAPTSVVGNWAAEAARFAPGLTVRTVGETFAKSGQDVAEALGGADIVITSYALFRIDYESYASRTWSGLVLDEAQFVKNHQSKAYQCARKLPAAFKLAITGTPLENNLMEFWSLTSIVAPGLFSSPKRFAEYYQKPVEKNGDKGQLEKLRRRVRPLMMRRTKDQVIKDLPPKQEQVLEVVLNPRHQKVYQTHLQRERQKILGLIEDVNKNRFTIFQSLTLLRQLSLDVSLVDPALSAVRSSKLDVLFEQLEDLVAEGHRALIFSQFTGFLGKVRERLDQEEIEYCYLDGGTRNRADVVSEFKNGTAPVFLISLKAGGFGLNLTEADYVFLLDPWWNPASEAQAVDRTHRIGQDRNVMVYRLVAKDTIEEKVMALKTRKSQLFADVMEGDALAGGAITAEDLAGLFKE
- a CDS encoding glycoside hydrolase, giving the protein MNHQQTAPSTAVQSAAPAPLLPLRPDAFTVPYRDPVWDGPTDPILVADHLKGEWVLFYTQRRATAPGLTGVEWVHGTGIGVARSSDGGTTWRYQGTVEGLVPPGTELPATLWAPDVVRIGDRWIMYLTILGGRRTDWTGKAEIVQFASRDLENWEYLGAIDLDSPRVIDAAVALCGDGRYRLWYKDEARGSNTYSAVSDTPDDPSSWVLEGVAIPGRPHEGPKVFQLGGKYWMIVDEWRGQAVYGSDAAAGTWVLQEHLGGLILTAPESVDGRAVVGRHADVVPLPDVVPLPEGMQGGTSDGGTRRALLVYFTHPYWGGEDIDTMAPDPRTHLSHVRAAVLEVRDGNLICTEH